In Massilistercora timonensis, the following are encoded in one genomic region:
- the ytvI gene encoding sporulation integral membrane protein YtvI, which yields MGTSYREQLGDNRPYWKVIVSLAFSLAGTILFVWIGLELLVYFMPFVIGWFIAYIVSPVVNWLEKRLKIVKKLSSALVIILVLAAVVLLLYWAGSRLFQEVAALVTDMPTLYRELSAGLHSIGESFNGIFEMLPEGVQEGWHTFTENLGETAGDLIRNLSTPTVLAAGNFAKRIPSILIAVLVTIISAYFFVAEREEVIAWAKRIAPDPLVRRMSMVMSNLKYAVGGYFKAQLKIMVVVFFILLAGFALLDVHFSFLLALLIAFLDFLPFFGTGTALIPWAAYHLFSGNYRMVVALLVLYAVTQLVHQLTQPKLVGDSIGMKPLVTLVLLYVGYRMGSVLGMILAVPAGMIVINLYKAGAFDYILDDVKILAEGVQSLREKQPDVQKKEQK from the coding sequence CCTGGCGTTCAGCCTGGCAGGCACGATCCTCTTTGTGTGGATCGGCCTGGAACTTCTGGTGTATTTTATGCCCTTTGTGATCGGCTGGTTCATTGCCTATATCGTAAGTCCGGTGGTGAACTGGCTGGAGAAACGGCTGAAGATCGTGAAGAAGCTAAGCTCTGCCCTGGTGATCATCCTGGTTCTGGCAGCGGTGGTCCTGCTGCTTTACTGGGCGGGGAGCCGGCTGTTCCAGGAGGTGGCGGCTCTGGTTACAGACATGCCTACGCTGTACCGGGAACTGAGCGCAGGCCTCCATTCCATAGGGGAAAGCTTTAACGGTATTTTCGAAATGCTGCCTGAGGGGGTGCAGGAGGGATGGCATACCTTCACAGAGAATCTGGGAGAGACTGCCGGGGACCTGATCCGGAACTTAAGTACGCCTACCGTGCTGGCGGCGGGGAATTTCGCCAAGCGGATCCCCTCGATCCTGATCGCGGTGCTGGTGACCATCATCTCAGCCTATTTCTTCGTGGCAGAGCGGGAGGAAGTGATCGCCTGGGCCAAGCGAATCGCGCCGGATCCGCTGGTCAGAAGGATGTCCATGGTGATGTCCAATCTCAAGTACGCGGTGGGAGGATATTTTAAGGCTCAGTTAAAGATCATGGTGGTGGTCTTCTTCATTCTGCTGGCAGGATTTGCTCTTCTGGACGTCCATTTTTCCTTCCTTTTAGCCCTGCTCATCGCATTCCTGGACTTCCTGCCTTTCTTTGGCACCGGGACGGCCCTCATTCCCTGGGCTGCCTACCATCTTTTCAGTGGAAACTACCGGATGGTGGTGGCTCTTCTGGTGCTTTACGCAGTGACCCAGCTGGTACACCAGCTGACCCAGCCCAAGCTGGTGGGGGACAGTATTGGTATGAAACCTCTGGTGACGCTGGTGCTTCTGTACGTGGGATACCGGATGGGAAGCGTGCTGGGGATGATCCTGGCCGTGCCTGCGGGAATGATCGTGATCAATCTCTATAAGGCAGGGGCTTTCGACTATATCCTGGACGATGTGAAGATCCTGGCGGAAGGGGTGCAGAGTCTGCGGGAAAAGCAGCCGGATGTACAGAAAAAGGAACAAAAATAA